The following are from one region of the Mycolicibacterium diernhoferi genome:
- a CDS encoding TetR-like C-terminal domain-containing protein, which translates to MLDRAAHRGELSPDADRELLVDALGALVFWRLIALNAPVTEAHLDRIADAVVVLAQGTR; encoded by the coding sequence GTGCTGGACCGGGCCGCGCACCGCGGTGAGCTGTCCCCGGACGCCGATCGGGAACTGCTGGTCGATGCCCTCGGCGCTCTGGTGTTCTGGCGGCTGATCGCGCTCAATGCCCCGGTCACGGAGGCACATCTGGATCGCATCGCCGACGCGGTCGTGGTGTTGGCTCAGGGCACCCGGTAG